In Candidatus Cloacimonadota bacterium, the following proteins share a genomic window:
- a CDS encoding GIY-YIG nuclease family protein, whose product MEIYKIENLVNGKCYIGQTVLTFNERYNFKGEGIERVLAYLEMREDKTSSYSDKLYHNNHLLNAIRKYGTENFTVEIIDTAESIEELNKKEKYWIKHYNAFRKGYNKCKGGDGIEGWEPSNATRKFWSKQRKGRHAGKRNPNYGGKLFTKETLEKMSIAKKGKYTGEKSWVARPVINLDTMEVFDAMAQACRKYNISSGNLTACCQRKERGKHGVRKLAGGYRWMYYDEYLKKGDIVGEPINKRHKAVVNIDTGEVFETAAEAGRQYSIDSSTIGKVCRGEKKTCGGHRWRYKEQE is encoded by the coding sequence ATGGAGATATACAAAATAGAAAATTTAGTAAATGGAAAATGCTACATTGGGCAAACTGTTTTAACCTTCAACGAACGATATAACTTTAAGGGAGAAGGAATAGAGCGAGTGCTCGCATACCTCGAAATGAGAGAGGATAAGACGAGTTCGTATTCAGATAAGTTATATCATAACAACCATTTACTAAACGCCATTAGGAAATACGGAACGGAAAATTTCACTGTTGAAATTATTGATACTGCCGAAAGTATAGAAGAATTAAATAAAAAAGAAAAATATTGGATAAAGCACTATAACGCCTTTCGAAAAGGATATAACAAATGTAAGGGCGGAGATGGCATAGAAGGTTGGGAGCCATCTAATGCTACTAGAAAGTTTTGGAGCAAACAAAGAAAAGGTAGGCATGCGGGCAAAAGAAACCCCAATTATGGGGGCAAATTGTTCACAAAAGAAACGCTTGAAAAAATGAGTATAGCTAAAAAAGGAAAATATACAGGCGAAAAAAGCTGGGTAGCGAGGCCCGTTATAAACCTTGACACTATGGAAGTATTTGATGCTATGGCTCAAGCATGTCGAAAATATAATATATCCAGCGGTAACTTAACTGCCTGCTGCCAAAGAAAAGAGCGGGGTAAGCACGGAGTAAGGAAACTTGCAGGCGGTTATAGGTGGATGTATTATGATGAGTATCTTAAAAAAGGCGATATAGTAGGGGAACCTATAAATAAAAGACACAAGGCAGTTGTTAATATCGATACAGGCGAAGTTTTTGAGACCGCCGCAGAAGCAGGACGGCAATATTCTATCGACTCTAGCACTATAGGAAAAGTGTGTAGAGGAGAGAAAAAGACTTGCGGCGGACATAGATGGCGATACAAAGAACAAGAATAA